A stretch of DNA from Desmospora activa DSM 45169:
TAATGCCGTGATGATTCTTGATTTCATGGGCATTTACTTCCGGTACGACCAGAGGGACATCGGGGTCCATGCGGAATGCATTGGTATTATCCACCACAACGGCTCCCCGTTTCACCGCTTCTGGAGCCAATTTCTCGCTGATGCTCCCCCCCGCACTAAACAGGGCGATATCCACCCCTTCAAATGCGTCGGGTGTCGCCTCCAACACGGTTACTTCCTCCCCGCGAAAAGAGACGGTTTTACCAGCGGAACGTGCAGAAGCGAGCGGTCGAAGTTCTTTTACTGGAAAGGATCGATTTTCAAGGTTTTTTAGGATCTGTTCTCCAACAGCACCTGTCGCTCCCAAAACAGCCACTGTCACCTGTTGTGATGGCATTGTATCAGTTCCCCCTTATAAAAGTGGGATAAAAGAGGCAAGGGCCTTCATTCCAAAGGAGGAAGGCCTTGTCTTTTATCCGGTTCTCTTAAACTTAATCTCTATTATGGGGCAGGAGCACGGTATTTTTCAACTATCAATGGCTGGATTTGCTCTCCACGCATCGCGGCATCCACTGCATCCGGAATCCGATCCATCTCTGCTACCAACGAGTTCGGCTTTGCAAAAGGGTTATCCTGACCAAAGGGAACAAAATAAATATACTTGGCCGGCAACAGTCGAGCCAGATTGGAAGCATTTAAGCCTAAGGCATCATTGGTGGAGATGGCCACCACAACCGGACGACGGTTGCGCATCTGCGCTTTGGCGGCCATCAAAACCGGTCCGTCGGTTAAAGCATTGGCCAAACGGGCGAGACTATTGCCGGTGCAGGGAGCGATCAACATACAATCCAGCAGTTTTTTAGGACCGATCGGCTCTGCCTCTGGAACGGAAGTAATTGGCTCCTCCCCAGTGATGGAACGAATTTGGCGTAACCACTGGGCCGCTTCCCCAAATTTGCTGTCCACGGTTTGTACCGTATGGGATAAAATAGGCACCACCCTCGCTCCCATGGAAACGAGGCGCTCCATCTGTGGTAGCACTTCCTCATGAGTACAATGAGATCCCGTCATGCCAAACCCGATCGTCTTGCCGCTGAAATTCATGATTGACCCTCCTCCGCGAGCTCTTCCGATAGCAGGCCCGTGATCGTCTGTGCCAAGATGCGACCGGCGGTCTTGGAAGCGACTATGCCTGGTAGACTAGGGGCTAACATCGCTTTAATGCCGCGTTTTTTAGCAAAAGCGAAATCGGTCCCTCCCGGTTTTGACGCCAGATCGATAATAACCGCCGTACTCGGCATCACCGCCAGTACCGGCTCCGTTACAATCAGCTCTGGCACCGTATTGAAGAGAAGATCAACATCCTCCACTTCATCGGCCAAATTCTCGGTGTAAAAAGGGGTGATTCCCATTTCCACCGCTCTCGCCACTTGAGCCGTTGTTCGTACCCCTACTTTTACGCGAGCACCTATCGCGTGCAGGGTGCGGGCCAAGGTTAATCCGACTCGTCCCAACCCCAATACCAGACTGCGGGAACCGTGAATGGTGATATTGGTGCTCTGGATGGCCATCATTAAGGCTCCTTCCACCGTGGGAATGGAGTTATAGATGGCGACATCATCCCGTTTTAACAGCTCCACCAATTGCACACCATTATGGGAGCAAAGATTTTGAAGATATGATTTCGCCATACCCGCCACCACCATGGCATGGGAAGGAAGCTTACCGATATGATCCTGGGTGAGCACTAACGATCGTGTCGTAAAAATACTGTCCACATGCCCGTCCTCGTCCGTACCCAAAATCGGCAAAATCAATAAATCAATGGTGGCAAACCACTTTGGATCTAGGTCGCGTCTAACCGCTCCACTAAACGGGCTTTCCAAATTGTCAAATCCGATCAGACTTACATTGGCGTTTAGTTGGATGCAGTTTTTGATCACTTCCAACTGGCGGGCATCTCCGCCGAG
This window harbors:
- a CDS encoding dipicolinate synthase subunit B, with protein sequence MNFSGKTIGFGMTGSHCTHEEVLPQMERLVSMGARVVPILSHTVQTVDSKFGEAAQWLRQIRSITGEEPITSVPEAEPIGPKKLLDCMLIAPCTGNSLARLANALTDGPVLMAAKAQMRNRRPVVVAISTNDALGLNASNLARLLPAKYIYFVPFGQDNPFAKPNSLVAEMDRIPDAVDAAMRGEQIQPLIVEKYRAPAP
- the dpsA gene encoding dipicolinate synthase subunit DpsA, with the protein product MLTGKHVAFLGGDARQLEVIKNCIQLNANVSLIGFDNLESPFSGAVRRDLDPKWFATIDLLILPILGTDEDGHVDSIFTTRSLVLTQDHIGKLPSHAMVVAGMAKSYLQNLCSHNGVQLVELLKRDDVAIYNSIPTVEGALMMAIQSTNITIHGSRSLVLGLGRVGLTLARTLHAIGARVKVGVRTTAQVARAVEMGITPFYTENLADEVEDVDLLFNTVPELIVTEPVLAVMPSTAVIIDLASKPGGTDFAFAKKRGIKAMLAPSLPGIVASKTAGRILAQTITGLLSEELAEEGQS